A genomic window from Triticum urartu cultivar G1812 chromosome 7, Tu2.1, whole genome shotgun sequence includes:
- the LOC125524204 gene encoding protein LOL4-like, whose product MPRCTSSVNYQTETATMSELICNGCFSLVLYNRGAANVRCSGCNRVNSTRSASQIAHLTCGRCRTTLMYPPGASTVGCANCQHVNPVRAQGSSAPPDAHARPQTVLVENPRTMNDKGKLVSNVAVGVTSWKR is encoded by the exons ATGCCTAGGTGCACCTCGTCGGTCAACTACCAAACGGAGACAGCGACCATGTCGGAGCTCATCTGCAACGGCTGCTTCAGCCTGGTGCTGTACAACCGCGGCGCCGCCAACGTACGCTGCTCCGGGTGCAACAGGGTCAACTCCACCAGATCAG CGAGCCAAATCGCCCACCTGACATGCGGCCGGTGCCGGACAACGCTCATGTATCCGCCGGGGGCCTCCACCGTGGGGTGCGCCAACTGCCAGCACGTCAACCCTGTCAGAGCCCAGGGCTCCTCAGCTCCTCCG GATGCCCATGCCCGGCCTCAGACAGTTCTCGTGGAGAATCCCAGGACAATGAACGACAAGGGCAAACTG GTCAGCAATGTGGCGGTCGGTGTCACCTCATGGAAAAGATGA